Proteins encoded in a region of the Zea mays cultivar B73 chromosome 2, Zm-B73-REFERENCE-NAM-5.0, whole genome shotgun sequence genome:
- the LOC100277680 gene encoding uncharacterized protein LOC100277680, whose protein sequence is MTKYTRNKKSSSSHSSSRFKRVSRKEMSFAVEKYAWTNATCPVCMEFPHSAVLLLCSSHGNGCRPYICASSYQHSNCLDQLVMSCRKEASEDPDAIELMCPLCRGEVKGYTLVEPARKQLNRKRRSCMEDGCSYMGTYRELCKHVQKKHPTANPRAVDPLHAYRWKRLLFRSSLHDMICSTTSEAMRRFCSHMLQIEEVVAALREGGDHRGATNDDQLIHDLLTSR, encoded by the coding sequence ATGACCAAGTATACGAGGAACAAAAAAAGTTCATCTTCTCACAGTAGTTCCAGATTCAAAAGAGTTTCCAGAAAGGAGATGTCATTTGCAGTGGAGAAATACGCATGGACAAATGCAACTTGTCCAGTATGCATGGAATTCCCACACAGCGCTGTTCTTCTACTCTGTTCGTCACATGGCAATGGCTGCCGTCCATATATTTGTGCGTCCAGCTACCAGCACTCAAATTGTCTTGATCAGCTTGTAATGTCATGCAGAAAAGAAGCCTCTGAGGACCCAGATGCAATAGAGCTTATGTGTCCCCTATGCCGTGGCGAGGTCAAGGGATATACCTTGGTTGAGCCTGCTCGGAAGCAGCTGAATCGCAAGAGGAGGAGCTGCATGGAAGACGGCTGTTCGTACATGGGCACATACAGAGAGCTCTGCAAGCATGTCCAAAAGAAGCACCCTACTGCAAACCCACGAGCTGTGGACCCCTTGCATGCTTACAGATGGAAGCGGCTTCTATTTCGAAGTTCATTGCATGATATGATTTGTTCAACTACTTCAGAGGCTATGCGAAGGTTTTGTTCTCACATGCTGCAGATTGAAGAGGTTGTGGCTGCTTTGCGAGAGGGTGGTGATCATCGTGGCGCTACCAATGACGATCAACTGATCCATGATCTCTTGACCTCTCGCTGA
- the LOC100277696 gene encoding GLABROUS1 enhancer-binding protein-like, with translation MAPKRPAAASGSASEASDAEADAGHHQPSSPSPSKTPPPPNPNPKSTAAGPTSAAEDSTAAGSGSEAAYDSDADHRTAPRNAASPSSKPRSTRPRSRSRSRSPDAASYSDGVASDADADPAAVDGADSADDGNASPLAPPRPSRAEAAAVKPISSRPMDPPRRSMVPSFSEQRSKRPRSVAVPSSVEHLKRPTRLWSLHDEIVILRGLATYRAKRGVLPGSTYDISKLHGRIRSELSVKVTTTQLGDKVRRLKQKYNLLASRGKSGRDPDLPSQHEQSVYEIGKKVWGGSANGGGSTGGDGYEIGGDSEEEHEFRESDEDVENGRDERARKNRRVMPIAMANGNGAGLGAVKANSRGKFDTEKGKDAYPYLWETVEDLSKEHPNGVAFKKAFESIEGPKARGMEEKLRKFRLTEIRHQLRRMELMKETVKMVLDALEG, from the coding sequence ATGGCACCGAAGCGCCCGGCCGCCGCCTCGGGGTCGGCGTCCGAGGCATCCGACGCGGAGGCGGACGCGGGCCACCACCAGCCATCATCCCCGTCTCCGTCCAAGACGCCGCCGCCGCCCAACCCTAACCCTAAGTCCACCGCCGCTGGCCCCACCTCGGCGGCGGAGGACTCCACCGCGGCTGGATCCGGCTCCGAGGCCGCCTACGACTCTGACGCGGACCACCGCACCGCGCCCCGTAACGCGGCGTCGCCCTCGAGCAAGCCCAGGAGCACCAGGCCGCGCTCGCGCTCCCGCTCCCGCTCCCCGGACGCCGCCTCGTATTCCGACGGCGTGGCCTCAGACGCTGACGCCGACCCAGCCGCCGTAGACGGCGCCGACTCCGCCGACGACGGCAACGCCTCGCCGCTCGCGCCCCCGCGCCCGTCCCGCGCCGAGGCCGCCGCCGTCAAGCCCATCAGCTCGCGCCCAATGGATCCGCCGCGCCGCTCCATGGTGCCCTCTTTCTCGGAGCAGCGCTCGAAGCGCCCCCGCAGCGTCGCCGTCCCGTCATCCGTGGAGCACCTCAAGAGGCCGACGCGGCTCTGGAGCCTCCACGACGAGATCGTCATCCTGCGGGGCTTGGCCACGTACCGCGCCAAGCGTGGCGTCCTCCCCGGCTCCACGTACGACATTTCTAAGCTACACGGCCGCATCCGGAGCGAGCTCAGCGTTAAGGTAACCACCACGCAGCTCGGTGACAAGGTACGGCGTCTCAAGCAGAAGTACAACCTGCTTGCGTCACGTGGCAAGAGCGGGCGGGATCCAGACTTGCCCAGCCAGCACGAACAGAGCGTCTATGAGATTGGCAAGAAGGTTTGGGGAGGAAGTGCTAACGGTGGAGGAAGTACCGGTGGTGATGGGTACGAGATTGGTGGTGACAGCGAAGAGGAGCATGAGTTTCGAGAGAGTGACGAGGATGTGGAGAATGGCCGAGATGAACGTGCCCGCAAGAACAGGAGGGTTATGCCAATCGCCATGGCAAACGGCAACGGGGCTGGGTTGGGGGCTGTGAAAGCCAATAGCAGAGGGAAGTTTGATACTGAGAAGGGAAAGGATGCTTACCCCTACCTTTGGGAGACTGTGGAGGATCTGTCAAAGGAGCACCCGAACGGGGTAGCATTCAAGAAGGCCTTCGAGTCGATCGAAGGCCCCAAAGCGCGTGGGATGGAGGAAAAACTGCGAAAGTTCAGGTTGACAGAGATCAGACACCAGCTGCGCCGTATGGAACTGATGAAGGAGACGGTGAAGATGGTGCTCGATGCGCTGGAGGGTTGA